The Deltaproteobacteria bacterium DNA window ACCGCAGGCGTGGGCAGCTCCCGTTTGCGGATCAGCAAAAGGGTGCGAAGGGATAAGAATAGAGTCCAGTTCTCCCATGATGGCCAGGTGGATTTTCCGACTCTTCCCCGCGAGGTGAGCTTTGACTCCCGTAACGGCCAGTCCTTTCTGATATGGCAGACCCAACGAACGAAATTTATCTTCCACCAGGGCAGCGGTTTTTACTTCCTTAAAACCCAGTTCCGGGTGATGCAAGATGGTTTCCCCAATTTCGTGAAGTTCTCCCGCCCGTTTTTCAATCGCTTCTATGACTTTTCTTTTGCAATCTTCCTTTGTCATCATTCTCTTTTCCTGCCCTTTCTTTTGATTTCTTTAAACCTTAAACCTTACACCTTACACCTATGGCCTTACCCCTTTTTTTCCGGTTTCCACCGCAGCCTCGGTTTGCGATTCGCCAGGACTTCATCCAGCCGGGAAACCTTGGTTTTGTGCGGCGCGTTCTTAAGAAGACCGGGGTCGGTCTGAGCCTCCTGGGCAATTTGCACCATGGCGGCGATGAACTGATCAAGGGTTTCTTTGGCCTCGCTCTCCGTAGGTTCAATCATGAGCGCTCCGTGGACAACCAAAGGGAAATAGATCGTGGGGGGATGGAAGCCATAATCCATCAGCCGTTTGGCGATGTCCAGGGCAGTAACTCCATACTGGCTTTGTAACCGGTCACTGAAGACGCATTCATGCATGCAGGGAAAGTCGTAAGGGAGAAAATAAAAATCTTTCAGCTTGGCTCGGAGATAATTGGCATTGAGCAGGGCGACCAGGCTGGCTCTTTTGAGTCCTGCCGGCCCCATGGAAAGAATGTAAGCATAGGCCCGGACCAGAATGCCAAAGTTGCCGTAGAAGGACCGAACCTTGCCGATGGATTGGGGCCGGTCATAATCGAAGCGGAAACCCTCTCGATCCTTGATAATGATGGGAACGGGAAGATAACGGGCCAGGTGGTCTTTTACGCCCACGGGGCCGGCTCCTGGGCCGCCACCCCCGTGGGGGGTGGAAAAGGTCTTATGAAGGTTGAAATGCAATACATCCACTCCCGTATCGCCCACCTTGCTCAATCCCATGAGAGCATTCAGATTTGCTCCATCGCAATAAATTTGTCCCCCCTTTTGGTGCACCATTTCGGCAATCTGACAGATATGCTCTTCAAACAGGCCGAGGGTGTTCGGGTTGGTTATCATGAGAGCGGCAACGTCCTCATCCATTTTTTCTTCAATGGCCTGGGGGGAGAGGATGCCCCGTTCATTGGATTTCACCTGGATGACCTGGTAGCCGCAAAGACTTGAGCTGGCCGGATTCGTTCCGTGAGCCGTATCCGGGACCAGGACTTTTTTCCGCGGGTTTCCCTGATCGGTCAAATACGCCCGAATCATCAACATACCCGTGAGTTCTCCCTGGGCGCCAGCCGAGGGTTGAAGAGTCACCTGGTCCATGCCGCCGATCTGGCAGAGAAAATTTTGCAGA harbors:
- the gcvPB gene encoding aminomethyl-transferring glycine dehydrogenase subunit GcvPB, which translates into the protein MKEQWPGACGLVLEEPLIFEKGAKGRIGYSLPRLDVDEADPGKIWPAKLIRHDWQGFPEMSEVEVVRHFTHLAQWNYGVDSGFYPLGSCTMKYNPKVNEDLARLPGFSGAHPYQPEEITQGALRLMYDLQNFLCQIGGMDQVTLQPSAGAQGELTGMLMIRAYLTDQGNPRKKVLVPDTAHGTNPASSSLCGYQVIQVKSNERGILSPQAIEEKMDEDVAALMITNPNTLGLFEEHICQIAEMVHQKGGQIYCDGANLNALMGLSKVGDTGVDVLHFNLHKTFSTPHGGGGPGAGPVGVKDHLARYLPVPIIIKDREGFRFDYDRPQSIGKVRSFYGNFGILVRAYAYILSMGPAGLKRASLVALLNANYLRAKLKDFYFLPYDFPCMHECVFSDRLQSQYGVTALDIAKRLMDYGFHPPTIYFPLVVHGALMIEPTESEAKETLDQFIAAMVQIAQEAQTDPGLLKNAPHKTKVSRLDEVLANRKPRLRWKPEKKG